A region from the Kribbella shirazensis genome encodes:
- a CDS encoding YkvA family protein, which translates to MVYFGALLGVIGLLTLLFRDGDVVGLPAVAVGAGLLVIGAGVGALGAVRRRVVRRRKIARGEPVPVGNVIDRAKALPRLLRDVRRGTYADLPKSRTFLWLLALVYLVSPVDILPDLLPIIGVTDDAGVVVWLLTSVSTAAGLYLRREREQLPHEQPQGRRANPSADG; encoded by the coding sequence ATGGTGTACTTCGGGGCGTTGCTCGGGGTGATCGGGCTGCTGACGTTGCTGTTCCGCGACGGTGACGTCGTGGGGCTGCCCGCGGTCGCGGTCGGGGCCGGCCTGCTGGTGATCGGGGCGGGGGTCGGCGCCCTGGGTGCGGTGCGGCGGCGGGTTGTGCGTCGGCGGAAGATCGCGCGTGGTGAGCCGGTGCCGGTCGGGAACGTGATCGACCGGGCGAAGGCGCTTCCGCGGCTGCTCCGGGACGTTCGCCGCGGGACGTACGCCGACCTGCCGAAGAGCCGGACCTTCCTGTGGCTGCTGGCGCTCGTCTACCTGGTCTCGCCGGTGGACATCCTGCCCGACCTGCTCCCGATCATTGGCGTCACCGACGATGCGGGCGTCGTGGTCTGGCTGCTCACGAGCGTGTCCACGGCCGCCGGTCTGTACCTGCGCCGCGAGCGCGAGCAGCTCCCGCACGAACAACCGCAGGGTCGCCGCGCCAACCCTAGCGCCGACGGCTGA
- a CDS encoding aldehyde dehydrogenase family protein, which translates to MGRFEYAPAPESRAIVDIKSSYGLFVNGQFVDATDGKPFKTVSPASEEVLAEVSEAGPADVDKAVRAARKAYDKVWGPMSGKDRAKYLFRIARLVQERARELAVLESLDNGKPIRESRDVDIPLVAAHFFYYAGWADKLEYAGVGDDPRPWGVAGQVIPWNFPMLMLAWKIAPALAAGNTVVLKPAETTPLTALAFAEICQQADLPPGVVNIVTGAGRTGQALVEHWGVDKVAFTGSTEVGRAIAKSVAGTDKAVTLELGGKAANIVFEDAPIDQTIEGIVNGIFFNQGHVCCAGSRLLVQESVYDEVLARLKRRMGTLRVGDPLDKNTDIGAINSSAQLAKIRELSQIGEDEGAERWSPECELPSEGYWFPPTVFTGVSQAHRIAREEIFGPVLSVLTFRTPAEAVEKANNTPFGLSAGIWTDKGSRILWMANQLRAGVVWANTFNRFDPTSPFGGYKESGYGREGGRHGLEAYLAH; encoded by the coding sequence ATGGGCAGATTCGAGTACGCACCCGCTCCCGAGTCGCGGGCGATCGTCGACATCAAGTCGTCGTACGGCCTGTTCGTCAACGGGCAGTTCGTCGACGCGACGGACGGGAAGCCGTTCAAGACCGTGTCCCCCGCCTCCGAAGAGGTGCTGGCCGAGGTCAGTGAGGCCGGGCCGGCGGACGTCGACAAGGCCGTCCGCGCCGCGCGGAAGGCGTACGACAAGGTCTGGGGCCCGATGAGCGGCAAGGACCGGGCGAAGTACCTGTTCCGGATCGCGCGGCTGGTCCAGGAGCGCGCCCGGGAGCTGGCGGTGCTGGAGTCGCTGGACAACGGCAAGCCGATCCGCGAGTCCCGTGACGTCGACATCCCGTTGGTGGCCGCGCACTTCTTCTACTACGCGGGCTGGGCCGACAAGCTCGAGTACGCCGGGGTCGGCGACGACCCGCGGCCGTGGGGCGTCGCCGGTCAGGTCATCCCGTGGAACTTCCCGATGCTGATGCTGGCGTGGAAGATCGCGCCCGCGCTGGCGGCCGGCAACACCGTCGTACTGAAGCCGGCCGAGACCACGCCGCTGACCGCGCTGGCGTTCGCGGAGATCTGCCAGCAGGCGGACCTGCCGCCCGGCGTGGTAAACATCGTCACCGGCGCCGGCCGCACCGGTCAGGCCCTGGTCGAGCACTGGGGAGTCGACAAGGTCGCGTTCACCGGATCCACCGAGGTCGGTCGCGCGATCGCGAAGTCGGTGGCCGGCACGGACAAGGCGGTCACGCTCGAGCTCGGCGGCAAGGCGGCGAACATCGTCTTCGAGGACGCGCCGATCGACCAGACCATCGAGGGCATCGTCAACGGCATCTTCTTCAACCAGGGCCACGTCTGCTGCGCGGGCTCGCGCCTGCTGGTCCAGGAGAGCGTGTACGACGAGGTGCTCGCGCGGCTGAAGCGCCGGATGGGCACGTTGCGCGTCGGTGACCCGCTGGACAAGAACACCGACATCGGCGCGATCAACTCGTCGGCCCAGCTGGCGAAGATCCGCGAACTGTCGCAGATCGGCGAGGACGAGGGCGCCGAGCGCTGGTCGCCGGAGTGCGAGCTGCCGAGCGAGGGGTACTGGTTCCCGCCGACCGTCTTCACCGGGGTGTCCCAGGCGCACCGGATCGCCCGCGAGGAGATCTTCGGCCCGGTGCTGTCCGTGCTGACCTTCCGTACCCCGGCCGAGGCGGTCGAGAAGGCGAACAACACCCCGTTCGGGCTGTCCGCGGGAATCTGGACCGACAAGGGTTCCCGGATCCTCTGGATGGCCAACCAGCTGCGCGCCGGCGTGGTCTGGGCGAACACGTTCAACCGCTTCGACCCGACCTCGCCGTTCGGCGGCTACAAGGAGTCGGGTTACGGCCGCGAGGGCGGTCGCCACGGTCTGGAGGCCTACCTTGCCCACTAA
- a CDS encoding ArsR/SmtB family transcription factor: MLTLTFTVADLARTRLAMSPLWEVVASIRLLKSPRPHPFHSRWARATRERLAGTELDLLFDLVDPAVWYLADFLTPPPSSPLPDLESDLSTLRRVPPEQVRADLDILAYARRRSFGSLAEAQLPRRLRSPRPGELPTARVAELYADPAEGITRLAEQIATYWELALAPYWGRIRTLLDDDLLYRGRRLGQAGPAGLFEDLADGVRWRDGTLSIRHRRFHGERKLTGEGLLLTPSAFVWPTVYSSTIPPWQPTLTYPARGVAALWHDSPRPTPAGLAAVLGRSRADLLAQLDTPRSTTELAARTGITPGGVSQHLTALRSAGLVTRHRSGRTVLYARSAAADTLLDAST, translated from the coding sequence ATGCTGACGCTCACCTTCACCGTGGCGGACCTGGCCCGGACGAGGCTCGCGATGTCCCCGCTCTGGGAGGTCGTGGCGAGCATCCGGCTGCTCAAGTCACCCCGGCCGCATCCTTTCCACAGCCGGTGGGCGCGCGCGACCAGGGAGCGACTCGCCGGGACGGAGCTCGACCTGCTGTTCGATCTGGTCGACCCTGCCGTCTGGTACCTGGCCGACTTCCTCACCCCGCCGCCGAGCAGCCCGCTTCCTGATCTCGAGAGCGATCTCAGCACACTCCGGCGGGTGCCGCCCGAGCAGGTCCGCGCCGATCTCGACATCCTCGCGTACGCGCGCCGCCGCTCGTTCGGCTCGCTCGCCGAGGCGCAGCTCCCGCGCCGGCTGCGCAGTCCGCGGCCGGGCGAGCTACCGACCGCGCGAGTCGCCGAGTTGTACGCCGACCCGGCCGAAGGCATCACCCGCCTGGCGGAACAGATCGCGACGTACTGGGAACTCGCGCTGGCGCCGTACTGGGGGCGGATCCGGACGCTGCTCGACGACGACCTGCTCTACCGCGGCCGCCGCCTCGGACAGGCGGGACCGGCGGGGCTGTTCGAGGATCTCGCCGACGGCGTGCGGTGGCGCGACGGCACGCTCTCGATCCGGCACCGGCGCTTCCACGGCGAGCGGAAGCTGACCGGCGAAGGGCTCCTGCTCACCCCGTCTGCGTTCGTCTGGCCGACGGTCTACTCGAGCACGATCCCGCCGTGGCAGCCCACTCTCACCTACCCGGCCCGGGGAGTCGCCGCCCTCTGGCACGACTCGCCGCGCCCCACCCCGGCAGGTCTCGCGGCCGTCCTGGGACGCTCACGCGCCGACCTGCTCGCCCAGCTCGACACACCGCGCTCCACCACGGAGCTCGCCGCCCGCACCGGCATCACACCTGGCGGCGTGTCCCAGCACCTCACCGCACTCCGCAGCGCCGGCCTGGTCACCCGGCACCGATCCGGCCGCACGGTCCTGTACGCCCGCTCCGCCGCCGCCGACACTCTCCTCGACGCCAGCACCTGA
- a CDS encoding serine/threonine-protein kinase, producing MDVIGRYRLRDKIGAGAFATVWRGYDDDLDVDVAVKVLADNWASRADVRERFLSEARLMRRIASDRVVRVFDLGKLPDGRPYFVMDYVGGGTLGDVLRHGQLDPVDALWWGADLARAVAALHSEGVVHRDVTPANLLLRPGTEAGGGTHRIVLADLGLAKRAAEASGLTQAVGTPAYMAPEQGRGDGGFDERADIYAVGAVTYALLTGHPPYSATSIGDVLNRDPDLPPPSLRSVLHDSVGQLDDIFARALAYRVTDRWERADTLAERLEAEAYRLEQEAPMRAAERTAITDDDLDTTVATDPPVRRRRRRRAWFLLALPVVFVAAGVGGWFLFGR from the coding sequence ATGGATGTCATCGGGCGGTACCGGTTACGGGACAAGATCGGCGCGGGTGCGTTCGCGACCGTCTGGCGGGGGTACGACGACGACCTGGACGTCGACGTCGCCGTCAAGGTGCTCGCGGACAACTGGGCGTCGCGCGCCGACGTCCGCGAACGCTTCCTGTCCGAGGCGCGGCTGATGCGCCGGATCGCGAGCGACCGGGTCGTCCGGGTGTTCGACCTGGGCAAGCTCCCGGACGGGCGGCCGTACTTCGTGATGGACTACGTCGGCGGCGGGACGCTGGGCGACGTACTGCGGCACGGACAGCTGGACCCGGTGGACGCGCTCTGGTGGGGCGCCGACCTGGCGCGGGCGGTCGCGGCGCTGCACAGCGAGGGCGTCGTACACCGCGACGTCACTCCGGCGAACCTGCTGCTCCGGCCCGGCACGGAGGCCGGCGGCGGAACGCACCGGATCGTGCTCGCCGACCTCGGCCTCGCGAAGCGCGCCGCGGAGGCGTCCGGACTCACCCAGGCCGTCGGTACGCCGGCCTACATGGCGCCCGAGCAGGGCCGCGGCGACGGTGGCTTCGACGAGCGGGCCGACATCTACGCCGTCGGCGCCGTCACGTACGCGCTCCTCACCGGGCATCCGCCGTACTCCGCGACGTCGATCGGTGACGTGCTGAACCGGGACCCCGATCTGCCGCCGCCGAGCCTGCGTTCGGTGCTGCACGACTCGGTCGGGCAGCTCGACGACATCTTCGCGCGGGCGCTGGCGTACCGCGTGACCGATCGCTGGGAGCGTGCGGACACGCTGGCCGAGCGGCTCGAGGCGGAGGCGTACCGCCTGGAGCAGGAGGCGCCGATGCGCGCGGCGGAGCGGACCGCGATCACCGACGACGACCTGGACACCACGGTCGCGACCGATCCGCCGGTACGGCGCCGGCGCCGGAGGCGCGCGTGGTTCCTGCTGGCGCTGCCCGTAGTGTTCGTGGCCGCCGGTGTGGGCGGATGGTTCCTGTTCGGGCGATGA
- a CDS encoding phospholipase D-like domain-containing protein: MVHRSLSFILATLLTAVAGLAVPQTAYAGQPPVTITIGSSQVDLTFNDPVDHNGQDITQLNKMIALFNGAPAGSEVRIALYSITANIVYDAIEAAVKRGVHVYVVHNGEDKNSTDDSPAALASLLGANHHWCDHGSSSLAYGGGCISNSSTGLMHAKYMLFSQTKDASGTTRSWVTWFGSPNMTYASGANLFNNSFTVYGDKTLYDNFYSQQWLPQWQENTYADNDFYVASAPRGYFGSSASNIQVYSSPEQNTDLVANRLSYIDADADCRIRVMEASINDTRSAVVDMLVSLHSGGCKVWVDVGAIQSGSLSKLKSAGIPVRKSPVHDKTIIVSARYAGSSAVRPLVFTGSHNLTASALQYNDEILVKVADSQPMYDAFYAHFNDAYNTGTAL; this comes from the coding sequence ATGGTTCACCGCAGCTTGTCCTTCATCCTCGCGACGTTGCTCACCGCGGTCGCCGGCCTCGCCGTACCGCAGACCGCGTACGCCGGGCAGCCTCCTGTCACCATCACGATCGGCTCGTCGCAGGTCGACCTGACCTTCAACGACCCCGTCGACCACAACGGCCAGGACATCACCCAGCTGAACAAAATGATCGCCCTGTTCAACGGAGCACCGGCCGGGTCCGAGGTACGGATCGCGCTCTACAGCATCACCGCCAACATCGTGTACGACGCGATCGAGGCCGCTGTGAAACGTGGCGTGCACGTGTATGTGGTGCACAACGGTGAGGACAAGAACTCCACCGACGACTCCCCGGCCGCGCTCGCGTCGCTGCTGGGCGCCAACCACCACTGGTGCGACCACGGCAGCAGCTCTCTCGCGTACGGCGGCGGCTGCATCTCGAACTCGAGCACCGGGCTGATGCACGCGAAGTACATGTTGTTCTCGCAGACCAAGGACGCGTCCGGTACGACGCGGTCCTGGGTGACCTGGTTCGGCTCGCCCAACATGACGTATGCCTCGGGCGCGAACCTGTTCAACAACTCCTTCACCGTCTACGGCGACAAGACCCTCTACGACAACTTCTACAGCCAGCAATGGCTGCCGCAGTGGCAGGAGAACACCTACGCGGACAACGACTTCTACGTCGCCTCGGCGCCGCGGGGGTACTTCGGCTCCTCCGCCTCGAACATCCAGGTCTACTCATCCCCGGAGCAGAACACCGACCTGGTCGCGAACCGGCTCAGCTACATCGACGCGGACGCCGACTGCCGGATCCGGGTGATGGAGGCGTCGATCAACGACACCCGCTCGGCGGTCGTCGACATGCTGGTGTCGTTGCACAGCGGCGGATGCAAGGTGTGGGTGGACGTCGGCGCCATCCAGAGCGGGTCGCTGAGCAAGCTCAAGTCGGCAGGCATCCCGGTCCGTAAGTCTCCCGTGCACGACAAGACGATCATCGTGTCGGCACGGTACGCCGGTTCGAGTGCGGTACGGCCGCTGGTCTTCACCGGTTCACACAACCTGACCGCGTCCGCGCTGCAGTACAACGACGAGATCCTCGTCAAGGTCGCGGACAGTCAGCCGATGTACGACGCCTTCTACGCCCACTTCAACGACGCCTACAACACCGGTACCGCACTCTGA
- a CDS encoding LysR family transcriptional regulator has product MRYDLDDLRLFTHVAAEGSITAGARVMHLSLPSASARVRALEAQAGVPLLVRERRGVRLTPAGATLARHAREVLAETTRLDSAVASYAVSRSEPIRLVAGGSAMHQLVPTALATFLRDHPEYDVNVSERRTIRSVRLLAAGEADLGVILDDEPTPLLTEPLADDSLVVIGQAGGTLSGRASIAYAEVAEHPLVGLDRNSPLSQWMDDRLGPHAPAPRYRTLVPTLHALITLATAGAGLAVVPRRAVHSTVDVDICPLQDAWSTRQHLLCYGADAPDSVHLLANHLHAAASVPI; this is encoded by the coding sequence ATGCGGTACGACCTCGACGATCTCCGGCTCTTCACGCATGTCGCGGCAGAGGGCTCGATCACTGCCGGCGCGCGGGTGATGCACCTCAGTCTGCCTTCGGCCAGTGCGCGGGTCAGGGCGCTCGAGGCGCAGGCCGGCGTACCGCTGCTGGTCCGCGAGCGACGCGGCGTCCGGCTGACCCCGGCCGGCGCCACCCTCGCCCGGCACGCCCGCGAGGTGCTGGCCGAGACGACACGGCTGGACAGCGCGGTCGCGTCGTACGCCGTCTCTCGCTCGGAGCCGATCCGCCTGGTCGCCGGCGGGTCCGCGATGCACCAGCTCGTCCCGACCGCCCTCGCCACGTTCCTCCGCGACCATCCGGAGTACGACGTGAACGTGAGCGAGCGCCGTACCATCCGCAGCGTCCGCCTGCTCGCCGCCGGGGAGGCGGACCTCGGCGTGATCCTCGACGACGAGCCCACCCCGCTACTGACCGAACCGCTGGCCGACGACTCGCTCGTCGTGATCGGCCAGGCCGGCGGCACCCTGTCCGGCCGGGCCTCGATCGCGTACGCCGAAGTCGCCGAGCATCCCCTGGTCGGCCTCGACCGGAACTCACCGCTCAGCCAGTGGATGGACGACCGCCTCGGTCCGCACGCGCCCGCGCCGCGCTACCGCACCCTCGTCCCGACCCTTCACGCGCTCATCACCCTCGCCACCGCGGGTGCAGGTCTGGCCGTCGTACCGCGACGCGCCGTCCACTCGACCGTCGACGTCGACATCTGCCCGCTCCAGGACGCCTGGTCCACCCGCCAGCACCTGCTCTGCTACGGCGCCGACGCTCCCGATTCCGTGCACCTGCTGGCCAACCACCTGCACGCAGCCGCTAGCGTTCCCATATGA
- a CDS encoding S66 peptidase family protein yields the protein MAIVSPSGGLPEIFPGPYELGLRRLRDDFGLEPVEYPTTRKLASTPEERAADLHAAWSDPSIRAVFASIGGDDQLTVLKHLDAAVFQADPKPFFGYSDNTNLLNFLYSLGLPAFHGGSVMVQFGRSGAMHPDTERSLRAALFTGGEFELTPAEGWTDHDHDWNVPENLETDPPLFPGTGWTWSGSRAVTGKLWGGCLEILDWQLAANRWMLPTESYGGILFLETSEEMPSSDAVYRMLRNFGERGLLERFDAVLWGRPKSTSLDHELTAAESVAYVTGQYLAADRALAEYNPDVVVVKGLDIGHTDPMLVLPYGGHATVDPIARRITVSY from the coding sequence GTGGCGATCGTTTCGCCGTCCGGTGGTCTGCCGGAGATCTTTCCTGGGCCGTACGAGCTCGGGTTGCGCCGGTTGCGCGACGACTTCGGGCTGGAGCCGGTCGAGTACCCGACGACCCGGAAGCTCGCAAGCACTCCGGAGGAACGGGCGGCCGACCTGCACGCGGCCTGGTCGGATCCATCGATCCGCGCGGTGTTCGCGTCGATCGGCGGCGACGACCAGCTCACAGTACTGAAGCATCTGGACGCGGCGGTCTTCCAGGCGGATCCGAAGCCGTTCTTCGGGTACAGCGACAACACGAATCTGCTGAACTTCCTGTATTCGTTGGGGTTGCCGGCGTTCCACGGCGGCAGTGTGATGGTGCAGTTCGGGCGCAGTGGCGCGATGCATCCGGACACCGAGCGCTCGCTGCGGGCGGCGCTGTTCACCGGTGGCGAGTTCGAGCTGACGCCCGCGGAGGGCTGGACCGACCACGACCACGACTGGAACGTCCCGGAGAACCTGGAGACCGATCCGCCGCTGTTCCCCGGCACCGGCTGGACGTGGAGCGGATCGCGCGCGGTCACCGGAAAGCTTTGGGGCGGTTGCCTCGAGATCCTCGACTGGCAGCTCGCCGCGAACCGCTGGATGCTGCCGACCGAGTCGTACGGCGGCATTCTGTTCCTCGAGACGAGCGAGGAGATGCCGTCGTCGGACGCCGTGTACCGGATGCTGCGCAACTTCGGCGAGCGCGGCCTGCTGGAGCGGTTCGACGCGGTGCTGTGGGGGCGTCCGAAGTCGACGTCGCTGGACCACGAGCTGACCGCGGCGGAGTCGGTCGCGTATGTCACCGGCCAGTACCTCGCGGCCGACCGCGCGCTCGCGGAGTACAACCCGGACGTGGTCGTTGTGAAGGGCCTCGACATCGGTCACACCGACCCGATGCTGGTCCTCCCGTACGGCGGCCACGCGACCGTCGACCCGATCGCCCGGCGGATCACCGTCAGCTACTGA
- a CDS encoding aldehyde dehydrogenase family protein: MPTKDTATPRLEVRKTYKLYIGGAFPRSESGRSYVVNDAKGKFLANASQASRKDARDAVVAARKAFGGWHARTAYNRGQVLYRIAEVMEGRHQQFSAEVAAGEGLSISKARAVVDASIDRWVWYAGWADKLAQVVGSSNPVAGPYFDFSLPEATGVVAVLAPQDSSLLGLTSVIAPAIVSGNTVVAVSSYERPLPAVTLGEVMATSDVPGGVVNILTGSASEIGPWLASHQDVNAIDLCGITSEDEARDLEIAAAGNLKRVRRPAEEDWTADQGLSRLTQYLELKTVWHPIGV; the protein is encoded by the coding sequence TTGCCCACTAAGGACACCGCGACTCCGAGGCTCGAAGTGCGCAAGACCTACAAGCTCTACATCGGCGGCGCCTTCCCACGCAGCGAATCGGGCCGTTCGTACGTCGTCAACGACGCCAAGGGCAAGTTCCTGGCGAACGCGTCGCAGGCCTCCCGCAAGGACGCCCGGGACGCGGTGGTCGCGGCCCGGAAGGCGTTCGGCGGGTGGCACGCGCGGACGGCGTACAACCGCGGCCAGGTGCTGTACCGGATCGCCGAGGTGATGGAGGGGCGGCACCAGCAGTTCAGTGCCGAGGTGGCCGCTGGTGAGGGTCTGTCGATCTCCAAGGCCCGTGCGGTCGTGGACGCGTCGATCGACCGCTGGGTCTGGTACGCCGGGTGGGCCGACAAGCTCGCGCAGGTGGTCGGCTCCAGCAACCCGGTGGCCGGCCCGTACTTCGACTTCTCGTTGCCCGAGGCAACCGGCGTGGTCGCGGTGCTCGCGCCGCAGGACTCCAGCCTGCTCGGTCTGACCAGTGTGATCGCGCCCGCGATCGTGTCCGGCAACACGGTCGTCGCGGTCTCGTCGTACGAGCGCCCGCTGCCGGCCGTGACGCTGGGCGAGGTGATGGCGACCTCCGACGTACCCGGTGGGGTGGTCAACATCCTCACCGGTTCCGCGTCCGAGATCGGCCCGTGGCTCGCCTCGCACCAGGACGTGAACGCGATCGACCTGTGCGGCATCACGTCCGAGGACGAGGCCCGCGACCTGGAGATCGCCGCCGCCGGGAACCTCAAGCGGGTACGCCGCCCCGCCGAGGAGGACTGGACCGCGGACCAGGGCCTGTCACGCCTCACGCAGTACCTCGAGCTGAAAACCGTCTGGCACCCGATCGGAGTCTGA
- the deoC gene encoding deoxyribose-phosphate aldolase, which translates to MTTLDSGVDSLADVTSSEDRLRRFLLGLPGVDQVGAEARAATLSTRSIKTTAKQYALDLAIRMIDLTTLEGQDTPGKVRALCAKAKRPDPADPTAPQVAAVCVYPDLVATAKHELNGSGINVASVATAFPSGRSSLAIKVQDTKDAVAAGADEVDMVIDRGAFLSGRYGLVFDEIAAIREAAGDAHLKVILETGELVTYDNVRRASWLAMLAGADFIKTSTGKVSPAATLPVTLVMLEAVRDYHEATGLHIGVKPAGGIRTAKDAIKYLVTVNETAGPDWLDPELFRFGASSLLNDLLMQRTKLATGHYSGPDYFTLD; encoded by the coding sequence GTGACCACACTCGACAGCGGCGTCGACAGCTTGGCCGACGTGACCTCGTCCGAGGACCGGCTGCGCCGGTTCCTGCTCGGGCTGCCGGGCGTCGACCAGGTCGGCGCGGAGGCCCGCGCGGCCACCCTGAGCACCCGGTCGATCAAGACCACCGCCAAGCAGTACGCGCTGGACCTGGCGATCCGGATGATCGACCTGACCACGCTGGAGGGCCAGGACACCCCGGGCAAGGTGCGGGCCCTGTGCGCGAAGGCGAAGCGGCCCGATCCGGCCGACCCGACCGCGCCGCAGGTAGCCGCGGTCTGTGTGTACCCGGACCTGGTGGCGACCGCCAAGCACGAGCTGAACGGCTCCGGCATCAACGTGGCGAGTGTCGCGACCGCCTTCCCCAGTGGGCGTTCCAGCCTCGCGATCAAGGTCCAGGACACCAAGGACGCGGTCGCGGCCGGCGCCGACGAGGTCGACATGGTGATCGACCGCGGCGCCTTCCTCTCCGGGCGTTACGGGCTGGTCTTCGACGAGATCGCCGCGATCCGCGAGGCCGCCGGCGACGCGCACCTGAAGGTGATCCTGGAGACCGGCGAGCTGGTCACGTACGACAACGTCCGGCGGGCCTCCTGGCTGGCGATGCTGGCCGGCGCGGACTTCATCAAGACCTCCACCGGCAAGGTGTCCCCCGCGGCCACGCTGCCCGTCACCCTGGTGATGCTGGAGGCGGTCCGCGACTACCACGAGGCCACCGGCCTGCACATCGGCGTCAAGCCCGCCGGTGGGATCCGGACAGCGAAGGACGCGATCAAGTACCTGGTCACGGTCAACGAGACCGCCGGACCGGACTGGCTGGACCCGGAGCTGTTCCGCTTCGGCGCCTCCAGCCTGCTGAACGACCTGCTGATGCAACGCACCAAGCTGGCCACCGGACACTACTCCGGCCCCGACTACTTCACGCTGGACTGA
- a CDS encoding RNA polymerase sigma factor: MTEELEELAARAAAGDQSVLPQLLQAIRPQVQRRVAKFLPYREDAEEAVQDTLLQVVNKVHTFKGTGSFAGWVTIVATNQARQTYRSLKRRAVEQSAEVLPESVDPRTTSVIAGSRLDLLEALEDLESHHPQLVQPLVLRDLGALSYAEIADELDVPLGTVKARIHQARKAVAERMTVR; encoded by the coding sequence ATGACCGAGGAGCTGGAAGAACTCGCGGCCCGGGCTGCAGCCGGGGACCAGTCGGTGCTTCCACAACTTCTGCAGGCGATCAGGCCGCAGGTGCAGCGCCGGGTGGCAAAGTTCCTGCCGTACCGGGAGGACGCCGAGGAAGCGGTGCAGGACACGCTGCTCCAGGTGGTCAACAAGGTGCACACGTTCAAGGGCACCGGCAGCTTCGCGGGGTGGGTGACGATCGTCGCGACCAACCAGGCGCGGCAGACCTACCGGTCGCTGAAGCGGCGCGCCGTCGAGCAGTCCGCCGAGGTCCTGCCCGAGTCCGTCGATCCGCGCACCACTTCGGTCATCGCCGGCTCGCGCCTGGACCTCCTGGAAGCGCTCGAGGACCTCGAGTCCCACCACCCGCAGCTCGTCCAGCCGCTCGTCCTGCGCGACCTCGGCGCGCTCTCGTACGCCGAGATCGCCGACGAGCTCGACGTACCGCTCGGCACCGTCAAGGCCCGCATCCACCAGGCCCGCAAAGCCGTCGCGGAACGCATGACCGTGCGCTGA
- a CDS encoding aldo/keto reductase: MDNTRLKIGELDVHRLGFGAMRLTGYRPAADRTDAIRVARRAVELGVDFIDTADAYGIGANEELLAEALHPYGNVLIATKVGHTRPSPGEWTPCGRPEYLRQAAELCLRRLRVERIDLLQLHRIDPAVPFPDQLGALARLVAEGKVRHVGLSEVTVEQLREARRYVDVVSVQNRYNLTDRRHEDVLDYCTAEGIAFIPWVPIALGEHAGSQLLGMIAGELGATAAQLSLAWLLHGSPVVVPIPGTSSVRHLEENVAAAGLELTPDQLARLAALSPVG, translated from the coding sequence ATGGACAACACACGACTGAAGATCGGCGAGCTGGACGTGCATCGGCTGGGCTTCGGCGCGATGCGGCTGACCGGGTACCGCCCGGCCGCCGACCGCACCGACGCGATCCGGGTCGCCCGACGGGCGGTCGAGCTCGGTGTCGACTTCATCGACACCGCCGACGCGTACGGCATCGGCGCCAACGAGGAGCTGCTCGCCGAGGCTCTGCATCCTTACGGCAACGTCCTGATCGCCACCAAGGTCGGGCACACCCGCCCGTCGCCCGGCGAGTGGACGCCGTGCGGGCGACCGGAGTACCTGCGGCAGGCGGCGGAGCTGTGCCTGCGGCGGTTGCGGGTCGAGCGGATCGATCTCCTGCAGTTGCACCGGATCGACCCCGCCGTGCCGTTCCCGGACCAGTTGGGTGCCCTGGCGCGACTGGTTGCCGAGGGCAAGGTGCGGCACGTCGGCCTGTCCGAGGTGACTGTGGAGCAGCTTCGCGAGGCCCGGCGGTACGTCGACGTGGTCAGCGTGCAGAACCGGTACAACCTGACCGACCGCCGGCACGAGGACGTCCTCGACTACTGCACCGCGGAGGGGATCGCGTTCATCCCCTGGGTCCCGATCGCACTCGGTGAGCACGCCGGTTCGCAGCTCCTCGGGATGATCGCCGGTGAGCTGGGTGCGACCGCCGCGCAGCTGTCGCTGGCGTGGCTCCTGCACGGGTCACCCGTGGTGGTGCCGATCCCGGGGACCAGTTCGGTGCGGCATCTGGAGGAGAACGTCGCGGCCGCCGGGCTCGAACTGACGCCCGACCAGCTCGCTCGCCTCGCTGCGTTGAGCCCGGTCGGCTGA